The Chitinophaga caeni genome segment ATGCTGATAACGTGCAGCAGGTTTTGGGAACTTGGATCGAACAACAAACGGAGAAATATATCGAAGTTTTAGTGAATAATGCCGGCATCCGGGAGGATGTCCTGATGTATTGGATGAAGAACGAGCAATGGAAAGATGTATTGCGCGCCAGTTTGGATGGATTTTTCTTCGTGACGAAGCAAGTGTTGAACGGCATGTTGCTGAAAAGGTACGGTAGGATCGTGAATATGGTGTCGCTCTCCGGTTTGAAAGGCACAGCGGGCCAAGTAAATTATTCAGCAGCCAAAGCGGGTGTCATCGGCGCCACGAAAGCATTGGCGCAGGAAGTTGCTAAAAGGGGTATCACGGTAAATGCCGTGGCGCCGGGCTTTATTCAAACGGATATGACCGCCGGATTAAACGAGAAAGAATTGGCTGCGCAAATACCGATGAACCGCTTCGGAAAAGCGGAAGAAGTTGCGGAAACGGTGTCATTCCTCGCCTCGAAAGGCGCGGCGTACATAACCGGTGAAGTGATTAATGTCAACGGGGGCTTATATTCCTGATTTTGGCAACGGATTTGCAATCATTCATTCAACGCTTAACTATTCTGACAATATGAACAGGGTCGTGATCACAGGTTTGGGCATTTATTCTTGCATCGGCAAGAACCTGGAGGAAGTGAGGGATTCGCTCTTTCAAGGTCGCTCGGGAATTATTTTAGATGCAGAAAGAAAGGC includes the following:
- the fabG gene encoding 3-oxoacyl-ACP reductase FabG — its product is MKCALVTGGSRGIGRAVCLKMASRGYYVLINYKGNQAAAEETLAAVRELGSDGEIMQFDVADADNVQQVLGTWIEQQTEKYIEVLVNNAGIREDVLMYWMKNEQWKDVLRASLDGFFFVTKQVLNGMLLKRYGRIVNMVSLSGLKGTAGQVNYSAAKAGVIGATKALAQEVAKRGITVNAVAPGFIQTDMTAGLNEKELAAQIPMNRFGKAEEVAETVSFLASKGAAYITGEVINVNGGLYS